The following nucleotide sequence is from Hevea brasiliensis isolate MT/VB/25A 57/8 chromosome 7, ASM3005281v1, whole genome shotgun sequence.
GGGTAAGAAGACTTCTGGTATCATTTTGATTCATCAGATTCCCATTCTGGTGCAAAATATACGGTCTCAGTCGTAATTATCTATAATAACATGCTATTATACACACACACAGGATTATATCTAGGACATTAGTCATTATTGGTTTTTGAATGAAGTTTGCTCGTCTTCATCATCCCTACGCTCGTCTTCATTATCTTAGTGTTTCTTTTCATCATCCCTTAAGGGTATAAATAGGAAAGTAGAATCAAATGCTGCGGAGTTTACTTCTGATTCCCAAGAGGGGCTAGAATAACTAAATTCAGTCTGTGATCTCCTGGACTTCCAAGTATCAGAATCATCAGTAGTTAAAGATCTTTTGGATGCTATCACAGGCTTTGAAACAGTTCCCTCTTCATCACTTACATAGCTTCTGCCATAGAGTCTGGGTTCCAAGTAGTGGAGAGGTGAGCTATTGCCAGAAAATCCATAGCTACCATTTGAAACACCTTTGTGCCACATGTTGCATGAGTACTGAGTGCCAACACTTGTAGCGGATCTGGAATGTGAGTCTGAATCATTTATCCAGTTAAAAGCAATTTCCAGGTCCATTTGCTTCTGCAATCTACTCAGATAAATGCGATATTTCTGCATGTAGCAAACAGTTTCAAATAAGAAGCCAGTATTGTTTAAAATGAACTCTGAAAATATGGATGCTTAGATGAGAGAAAGAAATGAGTATTCTTTTTGCTTATTTCTCAAGGAATACAGAATACCTGCAAGTGACTTGCAACATTTTCCCTTGTCAACCATGGCACGTTCATCAAGTCAAGAATTTCCTTCTGACCAACTTCTGCCAAATAGATATAACACGTCATGGCTCCTAGAATCATGGTAAAGATGCAGGGGCTTATCACTGAAAACCCCATAATTGCGAGTATATTCCAAAAGAATTTCCATCAAAAGAATTCATTGTCGTGATCCAGTGACTAAAATTTTGGAATCTAATATATAACTGATACTTACTATCAAATCCTATCTGATTTACAGCTTTGACAAATCTCTGATGAAGGTCTACTGACCAAACTACTCTGGCTTTCTTTGTGGAAGAATTGTCACAAGGATCTTTGTCATCATGTTTGCCTTCaatatcttttcttttcttgactgaAGTCAGATCTTCTCCACAAACCAAGTGACCATAATCAGGCTGATCTAATCCATTTCTAGTCGTCTGGATAGTTTCCATTCCTTCAAGAATTTCAATGTCTCTTAcctcatttattttctttctgGATACATGCTTCCATATATTCCGAAGTTCTATGATTCGTATTGGCTTAAGAAGATAATCACAGGCTCCATGCTGAAGGCATTTCATAACCCGGCTGCTTCCGGCATCAACAGACATCACTGCAAAGTGACATGAATCCTTTAGTCAGAAGCATACTTCcaataaatataagaaaaaaaaaatgaggaaAGATTTTGGCATTCAAGATGAAAGTCCACATGTTAATGGCAAAGAACTGACTGATTACAGGAAGATCCATCTCCAGTCCAACATGTTCTAGAAATTTAAAACCATCCATGTCAGGCATGTTGACATCACTGATCACGATGTCATATCCATCTTTCCTCTCACGAAACAAGTGCAGAGCATCTCTTGCTAAAGCGCATGTGGTCACTGAACAACGCAAAAGCATTCCAAAAGGGAAAAGTCCAAAACTCAATGTTATGATAATGTGGGTTAGAAAGCTAAACACATTGTTACACAAACAAATGCGATCCTATATTacttccattaaaaaaaaaaaattattgtcatGAGGAATATGAACCAGAAAAGACAGAAAATTTGGTCAGGGTAAAGATATTCAGGTGCACCAGAAGAAATACCTTTGAGGACAGCAAGGATACTAGAAAGTTTAAAGGCATAAACCATATTGACTGAAGCAGTTAAAAAGCACTAGAAAGCATTGCACCAATGAAATTCTGAGGCACCCACGCCAACTCAAGCATGTAaaatttaatgaattaaaaatatactGTTCAATCTAATCTCACTTAAGCCTAACAAAGCCAGAGGTattatcataatttgatgagatcTCTAGCAGCAATGTTCATACACATTTCAGTAGGTAAAGGAATGGTAGCAAGCCTGCAGGAGAGAGAGCTTATGTGCCAATGCTATGGACAGAGTTACATGAATCAATATGTACCAGGAATCCA
It contains:
- the LOC110655478 gene encoding two-component response regulator ORR26-like isoform X3 yields the protein MMDNGFSSLRNDAFPAGLRVLVVDDDPICLKILEKMLKKCSYEVTTCALARDALHLFRERKDGYDIVISDVNMPDMDGFKFLEHVGLEMDLPVIMMSVDAGSSRVMKCLQHGACDYLLKPIRIIELRNIWKHVSRKKINEVRDIEILEGMETIQTTRNGLDQPDYGHLVCGEDLTSVKKRKDIEGKHDDKDPCDNSSTKKARVVWSVDLHQRFVKAVNQIGFDIGQKEILDLMNVPWLTRENVASHLQKYRIYLSRLQKQMDLEIAFNWINDSDSHSRSATSVGTQYSCNMWHKGVSNGSYGFSGNSSPLHYLEPRLYGRSYVSDEEGTVSKPVIASKRSLTTDDSDTWKSRRSQTEFSYSSPSWESEVNSAAFDSTFLFIPLRDDEKKH
- the LOC110655478 gene encoding two-component response regulator ORR26-like isoform X4, giving the protein MMDNGFSSLRNDAFPAGLRVLVVDDDPICLKILEKMLKKCSYEVMSVDAGSSRVMKCLQHGACDYLLKPIRIIELRNIWKHVSRKKINEVRDIEILEGMETIQTTRNGLDQPDYGHLVCGEDLTSVKKRKDIEGKHDDKDPCDNSSTKKARVVWSVDLHQRFVKAVNQIGFDRAMTCYIYLAEVGQKEILDLMNVPWLTRENVASHLQKYRIYLSRLQKQMDLEIAFNWINDSDSHSRSATSVGTQYSCNMWHKGVSNGSYGFSGNSSPLHYLEPRLYGRSYVSDEEGTVSKPVIASKRSLTTDDSDTWKSRRSQTEFSYSSPSWESEVNSAAFDSTFLFIPLRDDEKKH
- the LOC110655478 gene encoding two-component response regulator ORR26-like isoform X1, translated to MMDNGFSSLRNDAFPAGLRVLVVDDDPICLKILEKMLKKCSYEVTTCALARDALHLFRERKDGYDIVISDVNMPDMDGFKFLEHVGLEMDLPVIMMSVDAGSSRVMKCLQHGACDYLLKPIRIIELRNIWKHVSRKKINEVRDIEILEGMETIQTTRNGLDQPDYGHLVCGEDLTSVKKRKDIEGKHDDKDPCDNSSTKKARVVWSVDLHQRFVKAVNQIGFDRAMTCYIYLAEVGQKEILDLMNVPWLTRENVASHLQKYRIYLSRLQKQMDLEIAFNWINDSDSHSRSATSVGTQYSCNMWHKGVSNGSYGFSGNSSPLHYLEPRLYGRSYVSDEEGTVSKPVIASKRSLTTDDSDTWKSRRSQTEFSYSSPSWESEVNSAAFDSTFLFIPLRDDEKKH
- the LOC110655478 gene encoding two-component response regulator ORR26-like isoform X2, with product MMDNGFSSLRNDAFPAGLRVLVVDDDPICLKILEKMLKKCSYEVTTCALARDALHLFRERKDGYDIVISDVNMPDMDGFKFLEHVGLEMDLPVIMMSVDAGSSRVMKCLQHGACDYLLKPIRIIELRNIWKHVSRKKINEVRDIEILEGMETIQTTRNGLDQPDYGHLVCGEDLTSVKKRKDIEGKHDDKDPCDNSSTKKARVVWSVDLHQRFVKAVNQIGFDKVGQKEILDLMNVPWLTRENVASHLQKYRIYLSRLQKQMDLEIAFNWINDSDSHSRSATSVGTQYSCNMWHKGVSNGSYGFSGNSSPLHYLEPRLYGRSYVSDEEGTVSKPVIASKRSLTTDDSDTWKSRRSQTEFSYSSPSWESEVNSAAFDSTFLFIPLRDDEKKH